One Leptidea sinapis chromosome 38, ilLepSina1.1, whole genome shotgun sequence DNA window includes the following coding sequences:
- the LOC126975985 gene encoding G-protein coupled receptor Mth2-like isoform X2, producing MCFDIWRTFRTAAPTTLGFRSTESGYRGSSNKRRENKRFLLYAAYAWGVPAILTTITIVMQFSENISPGVITPGFGSRRCWFDDWLSELVYFFIPVFVLIICNVTLFTITAYRIRSIKQETAILKGAESARSDKIHKDKQRYGLYLKLFVVMGVNWSVEVISFAVGGSNWYWILVDLSNIALGIYIFLIFVWKNKVRNLVAKRWRALRGVRATESSTGRWTSTSAPTEDTRVSADETGIRLRELH from the exons ATGTGCTTTGACATTTGGAGAACTTTcag AACCGCGGCGCCTACCACATTGGGTTTCCGTAGTACAGAATC aGGGTATAGAGGCAGCTCAAACAAGCGAAGAGAAAATAAAAGATTCCTTTTGTACGCCGCCTACGCGTGGGGTGTTCCTGCTATTTTGACAACTATAACTATTGTGATGCAGTTCAGTGAGAATATATCACCAGGTGTGATAACACCAGGGTTTGGCAGCAGACGGTGCTGGTTCGATG ACTGGCTGAGCGAGTTGGTGTATTTCTTCATACCGGTGTTCGTGCTGATAATATGCAATGTCACTCTGTTTACCATCACCGCCTATCGGATACGATCCATCAAGCAAGAGACTGCCATTTTAAAAGGAGCTGAGTCCGCCAGGAGTGATAAAATACACAAAGACAAACaaag ATATGGACTGTACTTGAAGCTGTTTGTGGTGATGGGTGTCAATTGGTCGGTGGAGGTTATCAGCTTCGCAGTTGGTGGCTCCAACTGGTACTGGATCTTGGTGGATCTCTCCAATATTGCTCTAGGAATTTATATATTCCTTATATTTGTTTGGAAGAATAAAGTTCGCAATTTAGTTGCTAAAAG GTGGCGTGCACTGCGCGGCGTCCGGGCTACAGAGTCCAGCACGGGAAGGTGGACGTCTACCTCAGCTCCTACTGAAGACACGCGCGTCTCCGCTGACGAGACCGGCATACGACTCAGAGAACTACACTGA
- the LOC126975929 gene encoding uncharacterized protein LOC126975929: protein MTTVKDGTAFVSLGLTLHTFYHQLKHLPLTFTIADYDKLDEQIKDVTPYHSNTIVMSCTSVDDFEVAMFKLVTLPYWHPLANVILYFHGPYNTSITAHLFFAFWYYRAINTVIIHHNDTDIVQLSYYNPYMSEFFKLEHLFGCWTRRKVEMPINSFSEGFVCEAGCHNVSLHTKFRANNLGTCVGFQTYSVKYSEKEYIENLRLFEDKSINFNKFPMRAYAVEIRPFLVIKEESPRNYTFHQRDGMIWNTIAELMNFTIDVSSNKHPLKTFEYEKNIVHIYAFSLRKLDILIFPLYQFDIMILNNDNTVPIADSGVCLMAHRAVYETIVFDHRLIINNLVLIIEFSLCFLFTWITFIVFNFERYQNLSFDRVGKDLVNSFRTVLSISLYKPPKQSTFRIFLAVAIWCFFIINFTSQAAIISFFSVYKKGKEIDTFEQILEKNYNIEGISSPDVLLPDDEERFRNINSKMVAVQNMIICPSRMLNDSKRFCILDCAMGRYLERNLLNEKGQQYLHIARQDRIHSHYLQMIFHKHSPMTKRYNKYIQILLEGGIINKWIEYRFHDIKEDLPIKALGMKDMEGKIKFLIYRKKCKVPKRKLPKQTV, encoded by the exons atgaccactgtcaaggacgGTACTGCGTTCGtttctctcgggctcacattac ATACATTCTACCATCAACTAAAACATCTGCCACTCACATTTACTATTGCCGATTACGATAAATTAGATGAACAGATCAAAGATGTGACTCCATACCATTCTAACACCATTGTGATGAGTTGCACTTCAGTGGACGACTTTGAAGTAGCCATGTTTAAACTAGTTACATTACCATACTGGCATCCGCTTGCTAATGTTATTCTATATTTTCATGGCCCATATAATACTAGTATTACTGCGCACTTATTTTTCGCGTTTTGGTATTATCGAGCAATAAACACAGTAATTATTCATCACAATGACACAGACATTGTTCAATTATCTTACTATAATCCGTATATGAGTGAATTTTTTAAACTTGAACATTTATTCGGCTGTTGGACTAGAAGGAAAGTTGAAATGCCAATCAATAGTTTCAGCGAAGGATTCGTTTGTGAAGCTGGTTGTCATAATGTATCGCTACATACAAAATTCCGCGCGAACAATCTAGGAACGTGTGTCGGTTTTCAAACGTATTCCGTTAAATACAGTGAAAAGGAGTACATAGAGAATCTAAGACTATTTGAAgataaatctataaattttaacaaatttccTATGCGAGCTTATGCCGTCGAAATAAGACCTTTTCTTGTTATAAAAGAAGAATCCCCCAGAAATTACACATTTCACCAGAGAGATGGAATGATATGGAATACTATAGCGGAGTTAATGAACTTTACAATAGATGTTAGTTCCAACAAACATCCATTGAAAACGTTTGAGTATGAAAAGAATATTGTTCATATTTATGCATTCAGTTTAAGAAAACTGGATATACTGATTTTTCCTTTATACCAATTTGATATCATGATTTTGAATAATGATAATACCGTCCCCATCGCTGATAGTGGTGTTTGTTTGATGGCCCACCGTGCTGTTTATGAGACAATAGTTTTTGATCAcagattaattattaacaacttGGTCTTGATTATCGAATTCTCTTTGTGTTTTCTATTTACTTGGATTACGTTTATAGTATTCAATTTTGAACGATATCAAAACTTGTCATTCGACAGGGTAGGAAAAGATCTTGTGAATTCATTCAGAACCGTGCTCTCGATAAGTTTATACAAACCACCGAAGCAAAGCACATTCCGAATATTTTTAGCAGTTGCAATCTGgtgtttctttattattaactttacgTCGCAGGCTGCTATTATTTCCTTTTTCTCAGTTTATAAGAAAGGTAAAGAAATTGATACGTTTGAACAGATTTTAGAAAAGAATTATAACATAGAAGGAATTTCATCACCCGATGTCCTTTTGCCAGACGACGAAGAAAGATTTCGTAATATTAACAGTAAAATGGTTGCAGtgcaaaatatgattatttGTCCTTCGAGAATGTTGAATGACAGTAAAAGATTTTGTATACTAGATTGTGCAATGGGACGTTACTTAGAACGTAATTTACTGAACGAAAAGGGACAGCAGTATCTTCATATTGCAAGGCAAGATCGAATTCATAGCCATTACCTACAGATGATTTTTCATAAACATTCACCAATGACAAAgcgttacaataaatatatacaaattttattagaGGGTGGAATTATTAACAAATGGATCGAATATAGATTTCACGATATAAAGGAAGATCTGCCGATAAAAGCGTTGGGGATGAAAGATATGGAAG GGAAAATAAAGTTCCTTATTTATCGAAAGAAATGTAAAGTACCAAAACGTAAGCTACCGAAACAAACTGTTTAG